A single window of Nicotiana sylvestris chromosome 3, ASM39365v2, whole genome shotgun sequence DNA harbors:
- the LOC104211350 gene encoding VQ motif-containing protein 11 gives MASSSTNNPNGSDPSLSTPNTTFVQADPSNFRAVVQRLTGATQDSSFVKLPLTGSGPAGPPRRPAFKLHERRQMCARKLEIMLNNGGCNGPPVGFGTGPLLSPSSSSSSARKRSFLASPVSPLEMLTRGSPRTPRSPMEEEEKAIAEKGFYLHPSPLSTPRGSEPPELLPLFPLQSPTARNDSSSSS, from the coding sequence ATGGCTTCTTCTTCTACCAATAATCCTAACGGGTCAGACCCGAGTTTATCCACACCAAATACAACTTTTGTTCAAGCTGACCCGTCAAATTTCCGGGCCGTTGTTCAAAGACTCACTGGCGCAACCCAAGACTCGTCTTTTGTTAAGCTCCCTCTTACTGGGTCTGGACCAGCTGGGCCACCTCGGCGACCGGCTTTTAAGCTGCACGAGCGGAGGCAAATGTGTGCGAGAAAGCTCGAGATCATGCTTAACAATGGGGGTTGTAATGGGCCGCCTGTGGGCTTCGGCACCGGCCCACTTTTgtcaccttcttcttcttcttcttctgctagGAAGAGAAGCTTTTTGGCTTCGCCAGTTTCACCACTGGAAATGCTGACACGTGGCAGCCCAAGAACTCCGAGATCACCTATGGAGGAAGAAGAAAAAGCCATTGCTGAAAAAGGATTTTATTTGCATCCAAGTCCACTTAGTACTCCTAGAGGCTCTGAACCTCCTGAACTCTTGCCTTTATTTCCACTTCAGTCCCCAACTGCTAGAAAtgattcatcatcttcttcttga